The sequence ATTCTATTTCGAATCAATGATAAAAAAAATAGAAAGCGATGCCCCAACGAAACCTATACGCCATGCGGGCTGAAGAGAAAAATGAAAGATCGGTGTTTCTAAACCGTCAAAGCAGAGCTTGAGCGGTTTGGTTTAATAAATTCAAAAACACAAAACGCAGCTTTGGCTACTGTTTGTGCAAGATTGAAAGTTTTGGCTTTTTAATCCCGCACTAGGCATACCCAAACCGTTCCCAGCAAGTGAAAAAGATGAACGTCCCCAACAACTGAAAAATGAAATATCTAATCTGCATTGGACTTTTAGTAAGTAGTTTATTATGCCATGGTCAAACGAGAGAAAAAGGTGACATAGAGTTCATACCGATAATTGGATATAGCGCATCTTATCAATTACAATCTTTACTTTTTGGCTCATCATCCGTTTCCGGAATCCAATTAGGAACATATGGAAATTATTTTTTTAACAATCAATGGAGTTTACGCGCAGGTTTGTCCTATCAAAAAATGGGAACTAACACTATAGATGCTTTAATTTTTGCGAACGAATATTCCGAAAGAACCACTTACATAACTGTCCCATTGACTGTAAATTATCATTTCGGAACAAAACGAAATTGGTTCGTAAATTATGGAGTAGGTATTGGATTTTTGACCAATGCTGAAGCAGATTATAATGATGGGAATGGATTTGTTGACATAAATAGGTTAGCAAATTCAACTCAATTTGGATTAAATGGAGGAATTGGATATAAATTCAACGTATCACCTAAATTTCTAATGCTGATTGAAAATTCTAATTTACTTGGATTAACAGACGCTACCAATCAAAGGAGTGGAAAGCATTTTTATATGAGCTTTAATCTTGGTGCTGTTTTTAAAATCTGAAGAATGAATAACACCGTTGCTACGCTTTTAGGCGAGCCATGGTAGCCCAAACCAGTCCGCATTTGATATGCGGACTGCGGAGCACGGCA comes from Echinicola vietnamensis DSM 17526 and encodes:
- a CDS encoding outer membrane beta-barrel protein, yielding MKYLICIGLLVSSLLCHGQTREKGDIEFIPIIGYSASYQLQSLLFGSSSVSGIQLGTYGNYFFNNQWSLRAGLSYQKMGTNTIDALIFANEYSERTTYITVPLTVNYHFGTKRNWFVNYGVGIGFLTNAEADYNDGNGFVDINRLANSTQFGLNGGIGYKFNVSPKFLMLIENSNLLGLTDATNQRSGKHFYMSFNLGAVFKI